ATTTCCTGTCTGAAAACTGAATTAGTCCTTAGCTTCATTAGCATagtatttaaagcaaagcaatcGTGACAGCTGATTTGCACAATTTTAGCTTGTGGAGATAAGAATGTGTGAGATAAAGATACATACATTTGCACCAATGTTTGTGAAATAGGCAAATCCTCAGCTGTTCAGTGTTCatccatgggtttttttctgcaacacAGCAAGGTCATCTTATTGATGTTTTGGGTTACTAGTTCTGTAAATAGTTTCTATGTAGTGTGATATTATAGCACAGCCTGTGGGGGTTTTATTGAGTATTTGTTTTGACAAATATTCCTGGCAAAACAGCAGAACAACACAGTTCTCACTAAGTGCTTATTTCTGATGTCTGGGCCGTCACTCAAAATATCCTGAAATAAAGTACCACATGGAGATGAGCTCTGAATATTGTATTTCAGCATTCTTGATGATTTCTCATGTTTGAATCCTCAGAGGAGGGAAATTCTGTGCTTTCAAAAGAACCTGTAATCAAGAATAGTAAACTCATAAAGGCACTTATTACTGCAGTGGCAGTAAGTGAAACTTTTAAGAGCAACCAATAACAATTTAATTAAATACCTGATATTTGGAATAGATAATTTCAGATTATGAAGGCTTCGTACCAAGGAGGACACGTGTGTCTGCTGTAGCTGTATAAGCTGTGGCTGACACCGTATTGGCAGGAATCTTCACAGTTTTCAGTGAGTCAATAATTAAACACCTTTAATCAAAACCAGAACACGTCACAGATGACATCTCCGTTTTGAAACTTTGATGGATCTGAGAGAGTGGAAAGACTATTTCCTTACTgtctttttaatataaaaataattaaaaagggacagattgggggttttgtttgtttgctttttaacgTTATGCCCTGGCAGCTGTCATGAGTAAGAATCTGTTGTACAGTCGTGACAGtctgaagaaaaatctttcagacaTACATTGTAGCCCCTCTGTTGTTAAATGTTGGTTAAGTAATGTTGCAGAATAATATCTTAATATTTTACTCGTAGTATCTTAATATTTTACTCTTATTTGATATTTTCCTCAGAGTATACTCTGAGTACCTTACACCTCTGCaaacaaaaaggctttttctgtctGTAGATAGATATCCATCTTGGATAAGAAGCTGCTGGTAGGAGCTCTTCAGACTGTAGGTGTTTGCTGGTGTGTTTTGCTACATCCATTCTTTAATTCTTTCAGCAAGCTCATTGCAAAACCCCTTCCTTGCTTAGCTTCCCGTAGACGAGAACAGCCTTGCATTAACTAATGAAGATTGAAGAGATTCCACTAAACTGGAGAAAATTAACACAGCCTGGAGTTCTGCATTGTAATGTGTGTTGTGGATATGTGTACAGTTCTTTATTCTTATAAGACAGTCAGCTACTCAGAGCTCACAAAACTGATACTTTGTTCATTAAAATTAGTGTTGCTGGAGACTGACATGTTTAATATATCAGTTGGTGAGTACAGAATTGATCATAATTCAGTTAATTCTTCCCATTTTCCCATCAGTTAACCTCTGTTTATGCAAGAAGTTAGTTACTtctaaaatttattcttttcttaatttttcagcatATCTCTAAATGGTTGTAGTAAAGACGGGAAGGCAAAAAATTATAACAATACCTGTTCAAAGAAAGACGatctttgctgttttttccccacgCTTAATCTGTCAGGCAAGGCTTATGTAGCTGTGGAATCACAGACTTCTTCATAGATTGAGAATGCACAAAACTCATCAATTTCACATCAATTATTTGTCAGCGTAAGAGGCAGGCAGCTTTCAAACCAAACACTAATAAAGGCAAAATTGTCAGGGTAGTTGGTGCTAATGAGTTAAACGAATGTCATGTGTTACTGTTTTTCTCGTAATATCTTTCTCTAAAATATTGCAGAACATTTCACTTCTGATTGTGGGCGATgtttcccagcacagcccacGGTTAGCCTATAGTTAGTTGACTATTGTGGAGCTAATATGTGTAATACAGGAAATACTGCAAGGATTAATGGAGCATGGTAAAGTAGCCAGCTGTAATGACTGAGGTATCGATTCCGTCAAGTATAGCGAGGCTTCATAACTAACTGGAAGGCATAAAGctaagaaaacagggaaaaaaaagaattaaaagcagaagTAATAGCTTCTgatatgttcctttttttttttttttttaatgtacatttcaaaattaaacactCTGGTAAATATAATTTGCCTggcttttggtgttttgtttgtttgttttgatttgttttgttttttatttactcCAGGTAATTTAGTAGGGCAATTAGGCTCTGTAGTACAATTCAACTAACTTCGGTTTTACCAAGTAAAGCATGTAAGAAATTTAGTGTCCTCCAGTTCACATTTCTGTTCTTGTATTTATGTCAACAAATGACTGAAAGCATCTCAGACCTCTTCATACCTGTAAGCCTTAGTCTTCCCATCTGCCCTTTACACTGACAATAAGAAGCTTTAAGAAATTACAGCTTAGTATGTGCTTTATGATACTGTTTTTCAAAGGTGCTGTGTATTTGCTTGATCCATCTCCTTCTTCATTTACACTGCCTCCTACCTACCTTTCAGTGTCCTCCCTTTTTGTTATCTCCGTCTCCCCACCCAAATTAGTAGCTACTCCCCATGCGGTTTGCTCTTACTCATGACTGAAAGCCATCTTTCATTTCGTCTGCCGTAGATCTTTATTTTACCCTTTCTTCCTCTAAGTTATTCTTTGAACTCTGTGCCTTCCAAATTACTCCTGGGTTAAACGTCTGCTAACAAATTCTGCAGTGAAAAGCTatagtgtattaaaaaaaaaatcgaacaAAAATGATGACATATTACATATTAGCATTCAGCGATGGCAATTCACATCTTGTGCTGTACAGTTCAGAGCAGGTACATATTTGAAATGGTGACTTGATAGGGTTTTTTTATGTAGCATTTTGAAACGTGGATAAGTTCTTGGTATATGTGTCTTCATAGCTGTGCAGTTCTGTTCCTCAGAATGGGTGAATTCTGCTCCACACAAATGGAGTCCAAATACACTCCCTGGAACATCCACCTGGCATTTTGTGACAGGTCACCACACCAAAATCCATTCTGATTAAGCCATAAGTAACTTGAATGTAAATATAAAAACTGTAACTGGCCTTAATTCGCTGTGGCCAGATTTGTCTGAGACTCATTACTCTAAATATTTAGGTTAGCAGTTTCTTCACTATCATGAGAGAGTCTGCAAACACAATGAATCATTGAGGTAATGGGCAATTAGAGGAGGAAGACCGGCAGGAATAAAAGCAGCCATAGTTTGCAGGATTATGCGTGTTTATTTCAGGAGCAGTACAGATAATGTGCATCATAAGGAGAGAATAAtgttaaatccttttaaaaaatgatattatttataaataatggaGTTAATAAATTTGGAATGTTTTCTAATTGCctgcttatttttcaaaatacttgctGTTGTATATTGACTTTTAACTAGAGTGGTACGCAGAGGTAATGTAAAGATAGCAAAGCTGAAGATAATTGAAGTTGTAGACTTCTGTAATAAACCACTGTAACTTGATTGGTTTAGAACAGGTAATCTAACTTTGAAATTATTGTGacttaaaatgtacttttgtCATTAAACATACAGCTTTAGTATGTGAAGGCGTAACAACTggttcagtaaaaatatttaagtctAAAACACAGATTGCCCTTTTGTGATGTGTTTTAGGTACTCATATTCTGCACCCAGAGCACAAAGAAGTTTGCCAGGTTATTCTGCTAGCGTTAGAAAATCAATTGTGTACTGACATCTGGTGATCAGAATGATGTACAAcaatttgctttccctttcttaatttcttttaacatctTCTGTAACGCATAGCTGTTCAACTAGGGTCACGACCTCCCAGCTGCACTGCACTTCCCAGCATTTCACTAGTTTTCAGGTCCTGACAGTGTTCTGATCTGTTCCCAAATCCTTTTATTTGTCATATACTGCCGCTTTACATTGTTCCTCTATGAGAAAGTGCTTCCTGCTTCAGACAGTGCAGGCTGACAGTTAGTACAAGCTCTTTGTAAAGGAACTGATAGTACTGTATgttctttatttatatataaaatgtatatgcatgattttttttaacagatgttgTATTCCTTAACCAATACTTTTTATAACACCCGTAGTTCCAGTCTAACCCTCTTCCTgacttcctctcctttccttccactttcctttcttttatctcTATGCTCAGATCTTTTCTGCTGTATTCTCTTTAAGCTTGCTTCAAATTCAGCTTTCACCAGATGTAGGCTTCGATAAATCAGTGACTGTGCTCATTATACATTTAACCTGCAGATTCAGGCCCCAAGTTGCCCTCAAATTGCAGTTGTATTAATATTGCCAGAACTTCATCAAGCCAAACTGTGTTGCGAAAGACTTGCCATGGGGACCAGATCTTTTATTGGGTACAGGAGAAAACTCTGAAGAGGTGGTAGAGGAAAGAAAGGTACGTTCACCTGATTTTGTCTGTCATaagagaaaatgaagcaaaagtcATCACCAAATCAAGTTATTGGGTAAAAAGAAGACAGATGCAATGCAGAAATCAAAGAAGAtgatttaagaaaatgaaaatggagggtattttttaaaaatctttgcaaGCAATGAGAGATAGGAATCAGGAATGGAAAGcaagaaacagaattttacatCAATCTTAGAAAATTTACTATCCTTTCCAGGCCCTTCTTTCCAGATCGGAATCCTATCAGCTCACCATAAAGAGCTAAGAATACTGTTCCATGGAACCCCTCTTGCAAATGGCACCAGGTTACTTTTATACCATGATCCTCTAACCGTTTCTTGTACAGCAGTCCATCATCTCTAAGCACATCAAATTCACAGGTCAAAATGAAAGTCTCAGGAAGTCGAGCAATAACACTGTCTTCAGCTAGCATTGGTGAAAAAACAGTGTCAAACATGGGCTTGATCACTGTATAGGCTTCTTTTGAGAATAATGGTTGTGTTGTACTTGGTTTGTAGCCTCTTGTTTTAAACTCATGAGGGATGTAGTCAGGACTCACCCATTTCTGATACTTCAGTTGCAAATCTTCTGGAATATGAGAACCGTTCAATATTGCTTCCACGACAGACAAGTCTTTATTAAGATACTTCAAACCAAGAACAAGGGTTCGTTCCCTTAACAAAATGGGGACTCCCTCGTTCTGCTGATAAGAAGGCAAATTAAAGTCCACACACTGGAGATAAGGATATATTAGGATTTGTGCTCTCAGCTTTGGGAGATCTCTTCTGGTCACCAGTGCTTGGGCAACAGCAGCAGTGAGTGTACCTCCACTGCTGTCTCCACAGACGATAATGCGGGAAGGGTCTACTCCGTAATCTTGTGCAGTCCTCATAAAGTGTACGGTGGCAGTGAGACAATCCTCAAACTGGGTTGGATATGGGTACTCAGGAGCTAAGCGATACCTAAATAGGAGTGAAAGTGGTTTAACTTAGTCATATCTAGGGAATGATCCTGTTGTCATCTTTTCATTCACATATTCCTTTCTGAAGATAGGAAAATATCCTGAGATTATAATTACAGCAATAGAATTGACCATAATTACTGCTTTtgattattactattattaatagTTTGGGGGAGTCAGTACACTATTCTGTCTTTGCAAAATACTTCTTTACCTATCTTTCAGGTGACTGAAAGCACATGCTGAGTTATTGTAGAATTAGGTGGCAAGGCGGGTGTGTATGAATCAGTTACCAGCACTTCCAGTTGAAGTGAACATTTCCCAACAAATTGCTAGAGAATACAAGCATAGAcaatttataatgaaaatatgaaaggttttcagtggttttttaTAAGTTGAATTATTTATAAACAGGATCAATGAGTTAATGGTTCTTCAAGTATTTTAGGATGTAAATAGTAATTAGTgcaattttaataatttccaagACATCAACTCTTTTCCTGAGCTTTTAgaaattctttcatttaaaaatgcattacagctcatcagaaaaatattttgaatattcaTCTCAAGTTGGTTGCAGGTTGTATGTGGATATCCCCTCCCAGTTTTTCAGAACTACTACTAAACTGAGTATTTAGTAGTCTGGGCACCTGTGCTTTTAACAGAAACAGTTACACTTGAAACACAGTGTTGGCTTTCAACTTAAGGTGGTTTGGATATGGCTTTAGGAAACAAAAACATCCTTGCCTTTTAGTGGTGGCTACAAATTGTAGAATTATTATAATGGATATTATTTGGAAATAAGCAGGTGGGGATTAGTTGACTAATTCTTCCTAAGGGTAATTAGTGCTGGTGAAACGCGTATGATCATTAAATATAAGTACTGTATTGACTTTACAAGGAACTTGGCTTGTGGTGACTATGCATGAAAGACTTAGAAACCTAGAAGGAGGCACAAATGGCTCTCATACTGTGTGTCGGGGTTGACTCCACTTACCCAACAGACACAACCACTGAATTGGTTTTTCTAGCGAAATAGCGGCATGTTCTTTCATAGGCACCTGTAAAACAGAGTATTTCAATGGAATTgtaacttgctttaaaaataagttgaatgaaaatattctgaaatcttTATCTCTATTCTGTGATTAATGCTACACTGTAATTCTCTTATTGTGGCATGGTCTAATCTGGACAATTTCGTTACACCTGTGGGAGTCTTCTTGCCAGTAAGAAAACTGGAATTTACACCAATGCATTGTTTCAGTCTCCTCTTTGAAAAGTTAGTTAATAGAAAGCACCACTGCTGCCACTTCCAAAGTGGTATTGAAGatgaaaagttattaaaaaaaaaaaatcaaaatcaccaAACAAACATATAAAACCTCTGCTAAATCTAGAGCACAAATTTTTCTTGTGCCACCATCTAATCTTTTATGCCTTTCCATTTCAAAtgccaaaatgtattttttccttgtttcaccACCATAAAGCCACACAGcagtatacatacatacacacaagcTTGCACACACATGAGAACACAAATTGggttctttaaaataagaaataaaattctaatgAGATTTTCAACTTTTCTCCTAAGcatgagggagaaggaagaaaacaggtattatatatatatatatataaaatatatataacagtatatatattctatatataacTAGAATAAAAGTTCTAGATGCCTGACGTGTATAAAGACAATTTAACATGGTGCTGACTGCATGTAAATAAAACCATTCTGCTgtcctgaaattaattttgttacttATAATGCTTAACCTACTAACTCTTCTTGTTATTTAAGGAATACCATGTCGGATCAGAAACTAGATCGTATTTGTACCTATAGCtcatattatttatattacttaCGAATGCTTCCAAACCGTCCAACTCCTCCATGGAAATAAAGGATTCCTCTTCTTTGACCATTAATTGACATCTTTGGCTGGTAAATTCTTACTTTAACCTTTTCAAACCTTAAGTTCTTCATAAAAAGATGTTTATCTTTTAATGGTGGTATTCCATCCATTGCAGCCCTGAGGAAATAGACCTCTGAGGTGATACCTACTTTTTCCAAAAATTTTGCCTgttaataaaggaaaagaaaccacaaattAGTGCAAATTTCCATCTTACCTGGAGATTgctcattaaaaaattaaaattccacGGTCAATTCAAACTTTGTCTCCTGATGGTTCTTACAGTGAAGTGGCCAATTATGATGACAATTTGGATACATCTTCGTTTTAATGTAGCACCTACCAAATTTTGAAATTCAAAGAATGGATGAACTTATCTTCTGTAGCTGCCTTGTGTCCGTGCCTCTCCAAAGGCAGGGCCTTTGAGCTGTGGGAAAGCCTGCCCAAAAAGCCAAGTAGCTTGGCTCATCAATACCATCTTACATCCCTGGACAAAATGTTAGCAGGGCTATAGAGCAGAACATAGGGTTTGGGGGTGATTTCTAGATTATATTAGAAATGTTAGGTGAGACCATAGTGTTTTTCAAACTACCTCATTCTTCAGTGGTGAAATCCTGGCTTAATTTTTTtatcagtaggaaaaaaatcaaactattaaTAGTAGATGAAAGAAGGGGTCAAATACTTCAACTTGTAGCCATGTGCCTGAACAAAACAAGGCAAGGGTAGTTATAGCATTTTAGGCTCTCGCTTTGGATGAAGAAATGTGACTAATACTTCAGTTTCCTAAACTCAGCTATTTtttaacatgcagaaaaaaaaatccgtaGCATCTCCCACAGCTGGCCTCCTGAACAGAAACAGCTTTGAACCTTAGCTTGGCGTGCTCACAGCCCGGTGATTCTTACTTCAACACTTGGGCTGGAGATTCTTGTGTCGCTCGCAGCTAGTCTGCTTCAGTGCATCTGGGTGGCTTTAAGCTGTTCGGTTGGAGTCTGCTCTAGTCTATTCCTgctcaagaggaaaaatacaagGCACTGTATTTCCACTATATTGGATTAAATTTTGTACTTTTCCGCAGTAGGCTTCTCTAATGAGTAATTTAATTTGTTGTGTTGCCATTATTCATGCATATGTATTTCAAAAAGAATTGCATATGCAAAGGTGTATGCTGCATGTATCTTAAAAACCCACAATAAGTCTTGTGGCTTTCACCCCACATGTACCATACCTCACGGAGCTCAATAGTGGGGTCCTGTTGAATTTGATGTAGGTATCCTGGTTTGGGCCATTTGAGGAGCTGATCCCATATGAAAGAAGGATCATCTTGTGGCTGAGTTTTTGTCTCATAATGATTCCTTCTACAGAACGCCTGTATGGTGTccatgggaaaataattttgtttctttcatcttccaATTCCCTCCGATATTTTCTTCACACTAATATTTTTGTAACAGTAAAGGTTAAACCTGTAATTAGCTATATTGTTTGTATATAATATAGAAACCATCTTTGActtggaaatactgaaaaaagacAGGAGTCATCATCAACTGCTGTGTTTAGTGTTGGCAGTCTGACATCTCGTTTTTGTCAAACTTGCAATAGTTTCGCAGGTCAGCTTTCACGGAGATTGGCATTTATTTATATTGCCCTCAGTCACTTCACTGGTGTGAATATCTTCTATGGGTTGCCTGCAACAACGCGCAGTTATGGCAGACACCCTTAATTAGTGCCACCACGTGTAATCTTCGTAGTTATTTCTGTTAACATGCAAATGATATTTTAATCttatgttgttgttttaaattgtATTGTTTTAAACTGTACAGTTCCTGTGAATAGAAGTTCTACAAGAAGCAGCAGAAttagcattttttatttgtttttccatttcttttagtaTATATGCCCCCTCGAAGGGAGGTATTGGGTCTTGGCCAGttggtttctggaaaaaaattggTTTCTGGAAAAAAGTGATCACTTGCATGACAGACAAAAGATTGGGCTctgtgtacatatgtgtgtagCTGGACTATGTATCACTGATTTCTTTATTGACAGAAATCCCACTTTCAGGATCTTCGTGTTCATAAAGCTTGCCCTTTTGCAGGCAATTAACCAAGTCAGTCAAACATAAACTACATTCTGACATTTGTAAATAAGTGCAACTGCTTAGTAGTATGATTTGTAAACCAGTAATTGGATGGTTTAGTTATAGATTCATTAAGGATAACACTATAGCTGACatgacagttttaaaattaataaagactGTAGCATAAGACAGTCGAAGGACTGGACTAGGGAACTGCGACCTCATTTGAAGCGTCGTCTAACTCAGCCTCTGCAGCAGTGTCTGGCATTCACagtgaaatactgaaaaactgaTCCCGCTGGCCACAACTGGCATGGAGATTTCCATGCAGCAGGGGAAAAGCTGTGTAAGAGCTGTGTTAGCTTAGGAGTGGGAGCCCAGGTACGTGTTCAAGCAAAGGACTGGGGCCTGCAGCAACACGCGTAGAGTAATGTCTGTGGGAGGGATGTGTCAGAGCCGTGTGTGTGGTGTCAGGGTCCTTTGTCCTCTTTACACGGCTACAGAGGCCTACTGTGTACACCCCACAACTCATGTGCATGGCGCTTTGTGCTAGCCCTTCTACCGAAATCATTACTAGAATAAATTCGGTACAAGATACTTAGAAACTATTAACACAGTAGATAGCATAATTTAATCAGCCCCTCTATTTCCCAGACAGGATCAGTCCTAACTCCCTGGCTATCGCATAGCTTCACTGATATGTCAGTTTTTCTTGTTACAGACTGAATATTGGATGAAAAAATAAGGGATGAGTTAATAGATTTTTTCCATGAAGAAGTTTTATTAACTTTAAGATGTAGCTAGTTTTTGTTTAGGTATATCCTCAGAGGTGAATGCAGACATTTCTTCAGAAAACCTATTAGATTGGGCACAACTACTTCAAACTGGTTTGTTTCCAGTGACGACACATGCATCTTTTGTCCCAGCCGAAGACTGGATATGCTAGTAAACTTTAATTTCCCCTGCAGTTTTGAGATCATAGGTTGTCATCCTTTGAAAGGATTTGGCTGCTTGGGCATAAGTAATTGGCCCAACAGCAATACCAGGAGTTGCTACGTGACTCAGACTTTACTTGCGTTTAAACTTTTGTGTAACCATACTTTCTGCTCCTTTGAGGTGATGTGGTACGGTGCTTTTGCTTGGCCTCTCACTGGCCAGCAGAAAGGATACAAAAGATCAGAAGTTAAAAACTACATTAATCACCAGTAAGCTTCTAAAATCTACAGTTTAGCCTTTTGTGAATTACACAAAGATGAACCCTTGTCTGATGGATAAAGAGTATATAAAGAGTGTTTTGACAGTGTGGAAGTCCACATGTTGTATAGTAGATGTAAGAAAATTTAATTTGACTTCTGTTACTATCCTATTTTATTGTGTGGCTTTACTGTCATAGCAGTATTCAGGCCTGGGTGGGGAACTTCTCAAGAGACGTGATGAGTCACGTTCTTAGGAGCTTACTGGCTGACTTCAAACAAAACTTAATAAGCAATGtagcagggaaagggaggaaaaaataataacattagAACATGGAATTGAAGTGAAATCTAATGCACAAGCCAAAGAAACTGAagtgttttttcagcttttttcactttttcacttcACTTTTTCACTTCAATTTAAACaactaaaagaaaagaagcttgaTTCAGGTAtcacagaagaaatgtttttaaaatgagagggGCAACAATCAATTCACAAAAGGATAACC
The Rissa tridactyla isolate bRisTri1 chromosome 16, bRisTri1.patW.cur.20221130, whole genome shotgun sequence genome window above contains:
- the LOC128918415 gene encoding arylacetamide deacetylase-like 4: MELLLEIFLVVLTVFVAMAFYYEHPKAEIPHGFSQRRKLYFFHYILNFGFGLAKFLEKVGITSEVYFLRAAMDGIPPLKDKHLFMKNLRFEKVKVRIYQPKMSINGQRRGILYFHGGVGRFGSIRAYERTCRYFARKTNSVVVSVGYRLAPEYPYPTQFEDCLTATVHFMRTAQDYGVDPSRIIVCGDSSGGTLTAAVAQALVTRRDLPKLRAQILIYPYLQCVDFNLPSYQQNEGVPILLRERTLVLGLKYLNKDLSVVEAILNGSHIPEDLQLKYQKWVSPDYIPHEFKTRGYKPSTTQPLFSKEAYTVIKPMFDTVFSPMLAEDSVIARLPETFILTCEFDVLRDDGLLYKKRLEDHGIKVTWCHLQEGFHGTVFLALYGELIGFRSGKKGLERIVNFLRLM